From the genome of Myxococcales bacterium:
GAACCCTTCGACGAAAGGCCGCTCTCTAGTCGAGATGTCGACTGGATCCTCAGTCACGCTCCGTTCAGCGATATCGATGAGAGCGATTTTTTGGGCTCGGCGTCGCTGCGCGACATCCTGGGCAACGACACCCGCATTGTCCGCTGCCTCCCCGGAGACATCGTCTATCGCACTGGCGACTACGGGACCTCTGCGTTCTTTGTCTTGACCGGGCAGGTGCGCGTCGTTCTCGACCGGGGCGACGAAGGCATGACCGAGAAGATCAGTGGCAGCGTCCTCCACACCCGGCGCGGCTTCATGGGTGCGCTCTCTCAACTCTGGAAGAACACGAAGTCTCCCGAGGTACGTAACCTTGCGCCGGACGCGCAGTCCGCGAAGGTCCGCAGCAAGGGATTGTTCGTGCAAGATGTTCCCGCCGTGCTGAACGAACACGAGACCACGATCATCGGCGCCGGACACTTGTTTGGCGAGTTGTCCGCCCTCGGGCGCACACCTCGCACCACTACGATCTTTGCCGACAGTCAATGCGAACTTCTAGAAGTTCGCTGGCAGGGTCTACGGGATCTGTCTCGTCGCTCCAAGTCCCTCAACAAGACCGTCGACGACCTCTACCGCAAAGACGCCCTCGACGAACAACTCCAATCCACCCCGATCTTTGCAAACGTCGATCCAGCGGGGCAAAAGCGTCTGGTCGAAGAGACGATCTTCCAGAACTACGGCAATCGGGAATGGGCCGCCACCTACAAGGCGCTGGCTGAGAAAGGCGCGGCGCAACGGCTCAAGAAAGAACCGATCATTGCGGAAGAGGGTCACTATCCCAACGGATTGATCCTGATTCGAAGCGGCTTTGCCCGGGTGAGCAAACAATTTGGCAATGGTCACCGCACCCTCAGTTATCTCGGCAAGGGCCAGATGTTTGGGCTCGAAGAGATCTATCACAACTGGCGGAGCACCGATCCCCTGCCCTACCGCTTCAGTCTGCGCACGGTGGGCTATGTCGATGTGCTGCTGGTGCCGACCCGGGTCATGGAAGAGGTCGTGCTGCCAAATCTTCCCGAAGAATTGATCCCGGATCCTCCAGTCGGAGATGTCCGCAACGGCGGCCACCTGGTCTCCGACTCTGGTTCACAAAAACACACCCAGCATCTCGAACAACTCGTAGAGGCACGCTTCATCAACGGAACCGCGACCATGATGATCGACCTCGAACGCTGCACCCGTTGTGACGACTGCGTGCGCGCCTGTGCAGCTACCCATGACGGCAACCCGCGGTTCATTCGTCACGGCGCCCAGGTGGGCAAGTTCATGATCGCCAATGCGTGCATGCACTGCGTCGATCCGGTTTGCATGATTGGATGTCCGACGGGCGCAATTCATCGAACGGTCGGGGGCCAGGTGGCGATCAATGATCCGACCTGCATCGGCTGTGGAACCTGCGCGACAAACTGCCCCTACGACAACATTCGCCTGGTTGAGATCCGCGACAATACCGGGAGCCTGGTGCTCGATAAAGAAACACAGGCGCCGATCCTGAAGGCGACCAAGTGCGACCTGTGTGTCGACCAACTGGTGGGCCCGGCTTGCCAGAATGCTTGCCCCCACGACGCGCTCCAGCGCGTAGATATGCGACAGACTCAGACCCTGTTGGAGCTGCTCGAACGTTGAATAACTTCGCAAAACGTCGCTCCATCAACTCGACGGTCTTCGTGATCGTCTCGTTGATCTCATGGTTCTTGTTCTCGGTTCTCGAGACCTCCATTCGCGCGACCTCGTTCTGGACTGGCTGGCTGCTGTTCTTTCTCGTGACCACCCTCGCGCTCTTCAACGGCCGCAAGAAGTTGCCGTTCTTGCCCCTCGGCACCGCAGCAAGCTGGATGCAGTACCACATCTACGCGGGCCTCTTTTCCATCGTCGTCTTCTTCGCCCACACCGGGGCCGGCATGCCCAGCGGCATCCTCGAATCGAGTCTCAGTGTGTTGTTCGTGTTGATCGCACTGAGTGGTGTCCTGGGCTTGATTTTGTCGCGATTGATTCCGGTCGGCCTCACGACGCGAGGCGAACCCGTGCTGTTCGAGCGCATCCCAACCCTCCGCATGGGCTTGCAAAGCGAAGTTGAAGAGTTGGTGGTCTGCTGCGCTCGCGACAACCAGACCACCACAATCTCCGACTTCTACACCAATCGTCTCGAGCCATTCTTCCGCGCGCCGAGCAATCTCAGCTACCACTTGCTGGGCTGGTCACGCCCAATGCGCGAACTCGAACGCGAGATTGCGGCGATGGACCGGTATCTCAACGACGACGAAAGACGCGTGATCGCCGA
Proteins encoded in this window:
- a CDS encoding cyclic nucleotide-binding domain-containing protein, with translation MSSTPIEVRRPQRWDEPFDERPLSSRDVDWILSHAPFSDIDESDFLGSASLRDILGNDTRIVRCLPGDIVYRTGDYGTSAFFVLTGQVRVVLDRGDEGMTEKISGSVLHTRRGFMGALSQLWKNTKSPEVRNLAPDAQSAKVRSKGLFVQDVPAVLNEHETTIIGAGHLFGELSALGRTPRTTTIFADSQCELLEVRWQGLRDLSRRSKSLNKTVDDLYRKDALDEQLQSTPIFANVDPAGQKRLVEETIFQNYGNREWAATYKALAEKGAAQRLKKEPIIAEEGHYPNGLILIRSGFARVSKQFGNGHRTLSYLGKGQMFGLEEIYHNWRSTDPLPYRFSLRTVGYVDVLLVPTRVMEEVVLPNLPEELIPDPPVGDVRNGGHLVSDSGSQKHTQHLEQLVEARFINGTATMMIDLERCTRCDDCVRACAATHDGNPRFIRHGAQVGKFMIANACMHCVDPVCMIGCPTGAIHRTVGGQVAINDPTCIGCGTCATNCPYDNIRLVEIRDNTGSLVLDKETQAPILKATKCDLCVDQLVGPACQNACPHDALQRVDMRQTQTLLELLER